The genomic window ttttatttcttcgatgaatccAGCCTCCTTTAGCTTTTCTACCTCTTCCGCTATGGCGACTCGTCTTTCTTCTCCTACCTTTCTCTTTCTTTGGGAGACTGGTTTTGTGTTGGGTGATATTGAAAGCttatgtgttatcaccccttcgtcaatccctggcatatctgaaggcttccatgcgaataggtcagcgttatccttcaagattttgatgattcgtctCCTCTCCTCGCTGGGCAACGCTGTTCCCAAGCTGGTTGTCTGGTGGGGGTGATCGCCAATTTGAACTtgctccaggtcttctatagggcttaCCCTTCGATCTTGAAATTCCTCCCTCGGATCCATGTCTGCGCTCTCTATGATGTTTATGCCGCCTGGAAttgcggcttgtcttctttCGAATTTCCCGCTTGCGCTGGAATTTCGGTGTCGTATCTTTAAGCTAGACTCGTAGCATTTCTTGGCGAGAATCTGATCGCCCCTTACCGTCCCTACTCCCCCATTATCAagggggtattttattgctaggtataaagtggacatggccgcccccAATGCGTTAAAGGCGGGccttcctataataatattataggaggtaaaaggagttttaactacCAGGTATCGCACCTTGATAGTTTTGGCGTTGCTGCCTTCCCCAAACGTGGTAAGAAGGGAGGCGTAACCCATTACGTCCACTTGTTCGCCAGAGAACCCAACCAGGGTTCCGGAGTAGGGTTGCAATTGCTCTTctgctaattgcatggccttgaaagcttcccagtacataatgTCCGCTGAACTCCCTGAATCTATCAATACTCTTTTTACAtcacagttcaaaatttggacttgtatcactAATGGATCATCGTCATGGGGTGCTACCTCCAAACCATCCTTTGCCGTGAATGCCAAATCTGGTACGTTTAATGGCTGAGGTTGACTTACGAGGTATATTTCCGAGATAGCTCGGCGTACATAccttttccttgctgagcttgattcGCCCCCGCCTGAGAATCCTCCTGCTATTGTATTCACGGAGATTCTCCCCTTGGGAGGCTCTCTGTTTGGCCCAGGAGGATCTCGTGGCTCCTGCCGGGGGACTTTTGGCACGACAACCCGCCCTTGGGCGGCGTCGTCAATGAATTTGCGAAGGTGTCCGCTTTTTATCAGTTCTTCGATTAAATCCCTTAAGCGGAAGCATTTTTCTGTGGAGTGACCTCTACACCTGTGATATGCGCACCAGGCGTTATCGTCCAGCCCCATGGGGATGTTACTGGTTCTTCTTGGGGGGAGGTTTGCCAAACCAGTGGCCAGAATCTCATTTAAGACGTAAACCTTTGAGGCGTTTAATGGCGTGAGGTCTTCATTGGCGGGATGACTCCTGAATTCTCTTCTGGGCGGTTGGCGGTAGGGCTTCCCATGATGCCTCTGCCATGGGTCTCCTAGGTGGCCTCCCGATTTTGGTCGTGGGTGTTCGGGCGCTCTAGTGGCACGGCCcacgtattccttctccttaacgtctcgttgccttttctcggcgttactttcttcgccctttatataacactccgccctcttgttcacctcttgcattgacgaggctggcttttgggctaaggactcattgaaatgtcccgcccttagcccattgtggaaggctgccacaaacatctcctgatttggatttgagactttgatggtggcttcgctaaatctggcgaggaagttacgcaatgactcgccatggttttggcggatggagaaaagactggttgatgtgactttcacgtgtttcgatccagcgaactggtgaataaattttttatgaaagtcagcataactctcaattgagtttcttggaaggttcatgtaccaacgcaAGGCGACGtccttgaaggtgccggctagtaatttacactttagatgttccggagcattgattatggcggtttgtgtcccaattgccatcaggtgctcccttggatccgtctttccgtcgaaggtaggaaggtgaggaaccttgattgtttccaccacttgggcatcccacaagtgttgtgctaagggttgtacgtccatgacgccctctccctcctcctcctccaaaatcaatttcgctttctctttctcattagttctctcggcttcgatggccgcaatctgagtttgtaagCGCCGTATTTCTACAACGGCGGCTTGCAAGGTGTTAACGCTAGAGCTATCGTTGTTTCcatgttctccagccatgtgaagatgtttgatttttcgtctagttgctgtgataggctgggatcaaatgattttaccgcagccccacggtgggcgccaaaatgttctggtaaaaaacaagggggtttgtattattgatcaaatggtgtgattacactcagttcaatcccaacaaccctgggagtttaataagtcagaaaAAATCCCCCTTTACAAATGAgagtatggagctatttatagagcttctagtcttcttctccaagcaagggttcctaaaaatccggtccttagcatcttcttcggtggtatggcgtgaaaatagggatgagaaccttggtctccaagttATGGCGGTTGCGAGAAGTTTATTTCTTCCTTCTTAAGTTAGCGGTTGATAcaaggaaggagaagatattttCAGTAACACAGAATCCACCCTTTTTTTGGCGTCGCCTTAGAGTTGCAGGTCACGCCCTAGCTTCTAATCGCCTATTGGGTATTTTTGGGTTTACTTGATTTGGGCTTATAATCCTTTTTTACTCTAATTGGGCTTACTGGATATtttcttaagcccattgcccagtccatacctattaatttaattatccaATGTAGCAGTACATTAGAAATTAGcatatgtaccatagaatttgcctaataaaaatacatttattttaaaattacaccTTTGTAAGTTGATCCtcttattaaaataatatttatatctgTATGTAAATACCGGCAAATACCCGTTTCGTTGGAAGGaaagaaaaacatgaaaacCGATCAATGAACTTGGACTAAGATTCAGTTAAGTTCATtcatcaatttttgtatttttcttgctTCCCATTTTCTTTCCTTCTAACCAAACAGATGATAAAAATGTGCTATGAAaacctaatttattttattataccGGCTAATTCACCCTCAAAAAGACTATGTCGGACattgatttttcaattatttacaTGGGTTGATTTATGGAGTCAACATAGCTATTTCATAACCACATGCATGTACTATCAATTTTCTCTTCTTATCATCATATAATAATCCAAGAAACAAGTGTCGATGGCCGTAAGTGCATACGAGTCTAGTAATAAAGTTTTCTATGAAAGAGATAAGAAAAGAAGATTGATGTGCTAATTATCCACATGGTTGATTTATGGACTCAAAGTAATAACTTCACAACCACATGTACCACCAATCCGTTATCTTCTTATCATCATATAATGACCAATGACCAATGACCAATGGAAGTGAAGTTTCTATGAAAGAGAGAAGAAAGGGAGATTGATATGCTCTAAATTATGTTATCAAATATGAGGACAAAATGTCTTCTAATTTCAGCAATTGCATAGAAAATGGTTGCATTTGAAGTCCAGGAGGAAGTTTACTTTAAAATGATCCAAGAAGggacatattcaatattagagAGAGGAACAAGATAAGAAATATTAGGGATAATTATACTTTTCATCTTTGTAATTTACACAAACAAACattcattttagtttattttaaaacaattatttgaattatttatcTTTACCACGATATTAGTATTATTTGAAGAGACAAAATTTAAGTTATGTTTTTATATCATGTATTATAATTTgtgaaaaaacattaaattatttttaatttgtatttaagATTGATTATCATATGAACAAATAATATCAGGATTattatatgaacaaaaaaaaacgataaACTAATATTAGGATTTGAGACATAGAATAGAtgaatttaaaagtaaaagaGATAAAATCTTGAAATCTTATAAGGTATTCCCATGCCCATGAACAGTAAAAGTTTGTGTTTCTTTGATGTAGAAGAACTAACGGTAAAATTAGAACAAGGGGTTAGCCTTAGAATTAAGAGtttggtctaactcaaccctgcAAAACCAgcttataaggtgaggattgccctcGTTTTACAAACACTTATGCAGGTCATctctcaaccctacaaaacaagcttgtaaggtgatgattgcgctcactttataaacacttattcagGTCATCTTTCAACCGATGTGTTGGTTctttgagagagagaaaatcAAGTGTGTGAAAGAACATGTGCAAGATCACAATCCAACGGTTCTCATGATTTATAGCACCCAATGTCCCAACCCACCGTGAGAGATATGATTGGGTTGCTCACCCTAGAATTCGTCTGTTTACCatacttacaagttacaacagTATAGAAAAAGTTTAGGAATAGATCTATTCCGCCACTAAATTGTCACATATTGTGCGGAAAAAGACACATTATAAGGGATATATTTCGCTAACATATCCTATTTTTCTTGTAGCGTACAGATACCGGCAAATACTTAGAAGGATCTTGTATATTGTACTCTTTCCCCAAGAATTATTCAAATTATAGTTAGCTTATTGTCGACATGCGGCGAGTACACCCAATGAGAGGCAGCAGGGCTAATTCACcctcaagaaaaatatgtgtCGGACtttgatttttcaattatttacgTGGGTCGATTTATGGACTCAATATAGCTATTTTACAACCACATGTACTATCAATTTTCTCTTCTTatcatcatataataatcaaagaAATTAGAGTCAACGGCTGTATGTGCATAGTCCAGTAATAAAGTTTCTATGAAAGCGATAAGAAAGGAAGATTGATTTGctactaaatttatatttttgcttttaattcattgattttttgaaTAGTTGTATATATAATTCAGGCAAGTTCAACcatggtgcatggtgcacaagtcacCGATTTCATTGTAACGTaggaatacgaattttataaaatccactgtaggattgaaagtttatatcatctataattgttttttgaaaaaattgaaggaCATATTTGATTGTCTTATTCATCCACCTAAGTTCAATCTTCCCATGAAATTTAATCTGGATAAATTTAATGTTCCATCATATTTTCCTGATCATCTGTCAGAATCAACTGACCACCCATCGTTTTCctaattcattgattttttgaaTAGTTGTATATATAATTCAGGCAAGTTCTACCATGCACCatatggtgcatggtgcacaagtcatTGATTTCATTGAAATgtacgaatacgaattttataaaattcaccattggattgaaagtttatatcatatagaccatctataatttttttttgaaaaaattgaaaattatttgatatgttatagAGACCCGTTAAAATTAACCAGGATCATCTAAATAAtgcatattaaaatgttaaaaaaatacccACTAAGATTTGAACCAATGAGCTtttagttataattctttataGCCTTACCACCAAGTCATATCAATTATGttgaaataattttgtaaccaaCAAGTAATCAACATCATTTAAATATAATGCACACTTTTAAAACTTAAcacgttttatttttctttctacaaacaaaaaccattttttttttcatctacaAAATCAAATATGATACTGcgtttttttaaccttttttatacaaaaccccttttttatttttctttcatacatattcatttttttattaaataaaaatcattaattaaaagcaCATCAATATATAGTCTTATATTATCTACCTTTTATCTATATATAGATGAATTTTCACGTGTTTTATGTTTTCATTGACAATATGGATCATCAAAATAGAGAAACTCAACTTGCGTTACGTTGTTTAAAAGGTTTTAATGCCTTCATCTCTCTTTTATATGTTCTAACTAATCATTCTCGtctcattttatatttattgatgtttttttttgttattaaacACATAGCACTATATATTggatccaaatccaatcactGAGTTAGAGAAGTACGTTAATCATTGTAGGATAAAGTATCAAACTTATTATGTTGAATTTCATCTTGATGAAGTAAGttgatgaaagtacaaaagcaagtattttcagtatatcgtatccacagggactagtgcgATATTAAATGTTGATTCACAATATCCATGATTTTAAGTGCGGGTTTTGTATGATTTTTGTTTCGGAACATAAAGAGTGCGAGATATTAAAATGATTAGGATTTCAGAGAAAAGAAATTGTCGGGATTAGATTCATTACCTCATTAACATGTATCATTCAACCATTAGCATATATATTTCATTCACCAATAATTATTACCACATATCACTCGTCGAACGTATCCGTGTCCggattacgccgtgaaatctattataaGTATACctatcatatcatatgattgTATGTGTTGCAATAAGTCAGTtaatattgataaaaatttaacacaattttattgtttttattttagggCGTCGTCATGTTGCCAAATATGTTTTCATCGGATTTTGGTGAAACCGTGAATCGTTATGCTACACTAAATGATCCAAAAGGAaatcaattttatgttttagttgAAAAAATTAATGGCAATATATATTTAACACATGGATGACATGTGTTGCgtgatttttataatatccaGTTTGGTGCTTGGGTGATTTTGTTATACACTCGGATGAGTCAGTTTGGACTGATTTTGAAGGACATATTTGATTGTCTTATTCATCCACCTAATTAAGTTCACTCTTCCCATGAAATTTAATCTGGATAAATTTAATGTTCCATCATATTTTCCTGATCATCTGCCAGAATCAACTGACCACCCATCGTTTTCGCACAACAGCTCAAATTTTGcgttaaaatttcaaaattaattgaCCGATTATTATGTGAAAACCGAATTTTTGGTgagattttttgttgataattttggttttttatatattactaactattttattcttatttgtaGATGGTAGAATATAATGGTTTTGGTCAATTAGCATTTGATAAAAATACTACTTCTTTGATGTTAGTTGATGATAACGGTTTGAAAATAGACACGGACGAAATTGGAAATGTGATTTACAAAGAAGTTTTCCATAAAGTTTAATAGTTAATTTGTAAACTATTTATCTATATCTATCGTTGtactaaatattattatttttattatcactatattttgagttgtttttatttattatttttgaaattattattattatttttttaataatatcatatatgcCGTTGTACAAAACTCGTGTGATAGCACGGGTCAGTGActagtttttatttaatatcgttaatctttatgagactcaataacatatcgaatgaattttaattttttaaaatttttttatggatgatctattaaatataaactttcaatccaacggtgaattttgtaaaattcgtattcgttataataaaatcgataacttgtgcaccatgcaccattTGGTGCACTTGTGGATGTTAGCAAAGCCTATAATTCATATAGAGATACGAGGTAATTTTTTGCAATTTATACGGGTTGTCCATTTTTTGTTTCACTTTTACGGTCTTTCTTACTCATGCATTAtgttatattaataaataataataaataatacgttgctacttgacaaaataaataaataaataaataatatgtttAAAGGTCTAAATAAAATCTAACCAATAAatgtccccatgagcttagctcaattggttgggacatcagcattttatatgcaggagccagggttcgaaccctggacactccacttatccatctttaaaaggtggaatttcaagccactaggctacctgaccaaaaaaaaaaaaaaaaaaaaaaaaaaaaaatctaaccaaTAAATAAGATGTTTAAAGGTCTAAATAAAAATCACACTCTATTAATACTAAATAATATGTTTGAAGGTCTAAATAAAAGTCTCACAAGCattctaacaaaaaatattgtatttttaagaTCTACAACCtccctataaatttttttgtcaaatagaagaagaaaaaaaaacttccatagacatttatttattttatgaacgAAAAATTCTACTCCCttcggacacaaatataagcaaaaaaacacttcaaattttggtcactattataagtaaaagttaactatttttaaactataattaatattactattcctaatatacccttatttaatttgattttttttaggcatttatttcacttttacacttttcaaaattggtaatataataaacttaactcatgtttttttttgcttatatttgtgttcgGATGAAgtaaatttgaaactttttttttgtacaaaattgAATAAGCTATTAAATATAAGAATAATTGAATGAacttatatattatattgtctaattaactaccaaaaaaaatcaaaatttttattaataacatATAATTATTTCTGATATATTTATGATGGATGGAGCATCCAAATTTTTATACACTGAATGAAAGTTTTCTAGGTTATAGTAGTGGCTTGAGTAAAAAATAAGAGGTTATAGTAGTGGCTAGACACTATTAGAGAAATGGAGAATCTAGGATTTGAAGTTCAGTCCTTCTAATAATGTCAAAATTTACCAACTGAGCTATATTTATATACCATGGGGATGAAACTTTTATAAGTATATGAATGAATGTTTAATATATATTGCTTAtaagatttaaaaataaaatttcaagatTTGATCATTGGCCAGGGTGTATAGAAATTAATATAGACGTTCAGTTTTTTTTCTCATAGGAACTGGAAGattaacacacacaaaaatattatatacactttaaaaaataaggtaaccaaatatacatttaaatttattattaaaaaaaaatacattttaatctAATTATTACTAGAAtactataaaaaattgatatcataatataaaataatttatatttttaagtaaaaacCAACCCGTACATTGCACGGGTAATTTATTCTagtttaataaataatttagattttaTTACTAAAGTAGAAAGTAGAACTGATtataagaccatctccaatggtggtacttatatttttaagtactagtacctaataggtactctcattggagcaaaaacaaaattgtacctaataggtactagttctacaataagacatagtacctaaataatttttgtgggacccatttaaaatGATGTTGAGTTATTGGATAGATGTGCTACTAGTGGGACCAATTTAGAACTTTTGAAGAGGTTTTGGGTTGGAGAGAATAAGTACttattatgtattattattaaaaaattataaatgaatgatgTGTACATGTGGGGCCACTTAAGTACTTAAAAATGAGTAGCTCCATTGTGAATGCTCTAAGTTTTTATTATctatatttagtttattatcTATTAGTATTACTCTAAGACACTATAATAATAAGGTAaccaaaatcaataaaaatgtttaattttatttatcttagtttatctttcttttagctttctttatattttccttaaaataGTTGCTGCAGAAAAAAGGCATTAGGGATGTTTGTGATTTGTGAATAATGGATGACTTTTTAAGCAGaatctcttcattttttttttccctcatattcctaaatttttttaattctcacAATTCACATTTTCCTTCTTTTCCTCTTCTCTCCACATAAAtcaatagttaaaaaaaaattacctaaATTAACATTCTCTCCTTTTTGAGGGAATAATCAACACTTAGCCATTGGATTAAATGCATCATTCATTTTCTGACTTTTtaaaactctctctctctctcttgtatGAGTACTCTCTTTCTCTCACATCTTAACCGTACATTTTagtatcatttattttttatcttcctCTTTTCGTAAAATACTCTAAAATACATATTGAAGTTGTAGGCTATGTATTTCCCTCCCTGAAGTTACTTAATCTCATTTAGAACATTTATGGATTTTAATCGTCTCTAGTTCATTCTCTCATGTTGTCTATGATACACTAACCTCATcattcatcttcttttttttttctagactgtattttttctttgtagTATATCAACTTTGAATTATGAAAATGAGAAATGATCCATTGTCACATTTGATAGGGTGGTGTACTGCTAGCATTTGAACTCGTAGTTTTTCACTTCTTAATAATTAGAAGACAGCCGATTAAGGTTTAAGACTACCAAAACCCTCGTTTTAGGCATCCAAAAAAGTCCTTAGTTAAGCAAAAAGATCAATATGCAGACCAAAAAGATATCATATACTACAATAAATTATGTGGTCACTTACTTAACAATTATTGGGCATACCTGACATTAACATGAATActtataaaatttgtaaaatttaaaaaatataaaattatttactattgaAGTGCATGCAGATTAACATTAACATGAATACTTATAAGACATCAACCTTGGCACACCTGACATTTTTCTAATTAATGTACCTTATCTCATTCATGTATAGCTTCCAACTCTAAGGTTGAAAATTTTGTTTGGGTTTCAACAACTCTAGAAATTGTTGAGTTAAAAGGGTTTGGTGGCACAATCAACTTCTCTTCTTCTAGAGCCTCTAACATTTGCAGCACAACTTTTATAGATGGACGATTTATCGGGTGCCATTGAATGCACCATAGTCCTACAATTGCaagtttctttaaaattttatcatcttcttctccttcaataGTCATTTGCATATCTTGTCCTTCAAGTAGATTATGAATCCATTCGGGatacaaaatttgaaaattttcttcAGATAGTTGACCGATATTCTTTCTTCCTCCAATCATTTCAAGTAGTAACATCCCGTAACTATATATGTCAGCTTTATACGATACATTTCCAAAGTTTCTCGAAAATACTTCAGGTGCAATGTAACCCAAAGTCCCTCTAGCAGCAGTTACTGACACTACACTTTGATTTTTAGGACACAATTTAGCCAAACCAAAATCTGTAATTTTTGGAACAAACTTGTCGTCTAATAATACATTATGGGGATTAATATCGAAGTGAAGAATTCGTTGATCACAACTCATATGAAGATACTCAATACCTTTGGCTATGCCGAGAGCAATTTGTTGTAGCTTCTCCCAACCGAGAAAGCGATCAATGTCATCAGGTTTGGTTATGAAGTTTTGTAATGAACCATTCGGAAAGAAATTATAAACAAGAGCACGATAGCATCCATCAGCACAAAATCCAACCAAGCGAACCACATTGATGTGATGAACTTTTCCCATTGCTTTCACTTCGTTAATGAACTCTTTTCCATCGCCCTCTGCGTTGTTTAGCATCTTCACAGCCACAAGTATTTCATTAGATAATTTACCTTTGAAAACTGCTCCATGAGCTCCTTCACCTAACTTTTCCCTAAAACTATTTGTAATCCTTTTTATATCAGTATATGAGAATCTCGCAGGGTTGAGCGTCCTATAATCCTCTAAGAACTTTTCAATTCTAGTCTCATCTTCACCTTTCAGTTTAAAATAGGTATAGAAATGCAAACATGCTGTAAGAATCAATGTCACCAAAACTAAACCCACGAACCCAACTGCACAAAACAACACTACATTTAGTTTACATTTTTTCTTCATCTCTCTATGATCAATAATCAATAGTATTTTTACAACTTTCCGTGAAacttatttttagaaaaaaacacaaaaagtcgtatttcaaattattatttttacttaaaattttgaatggaGAGAGTTACCTGTGACATATAGAAGTATCTTCTTAGTTGGTTTGTGATGACGATCAAAACATTCTATCTCACCATCTTCAGTTCCGTTGTTTTTAAGTTTACACATCTTACCTTCTTTTTCACACTTGCTACAATTGGGTTTTGACCATGTCAAAACCAACAGATTATTATTTACCCCCCAGTATAACGCTGAAGAAGTAAAATCTGAAGTTTTAGTGCAGTCAATTGGGTCCAAAACAGAATTTAAGAGTGTATCACTAGAATCAACAACAATAACCGGGCAGAGTGATGAACTACAATGGAGGATGGTGAGGTTATACTTATACCTGACTCCGGGACTCTCATAGAATGGAAAAGGAGAAATTGGTGATCGAAGGAGCTTTAGAAACTGTCTAGGAAGACAATTTTCAGGGTCAGTTAAGTATAGAAGGTTGTGtggataaattattttcatgacTTCGAGTATAATTGGACCAGAATGTGAAGGGAGTTCAATTTGAGTTTTGTTTGTGTCTGAACAAGTAAGATCAAAGCCATTATAACCGCAACTTTGTTCGGTTTCTTTGTCTTTAAGTCGGAAGGGAAATCGGATTGGTGGACCATCAGGTCCACATCTGAAATCCCTTCCGCTACAGCCATTAACTAG from Trifolium pratense cultivar HEN17-A07 linkage group LG1, ARS_RC_1.1, whole genome shotgun sequence includes these protein-coding regions:
- the LOC123908543 gene encoding rust resistance kinase Lr10-like; translated protein: MVTCSNILVVTILILVSNFNTGIWLVNGCSGRDFRCGPDGPPIRFPFRLKDKETEQSCGYNGFDLTCSDTNKTQIELPSHSGPIILEVMKIIYPHNLLYLTDPENCLPRQFLKLLRSPISPFPFYESPGVRYKYNLTILHCSSSLCPVIVVDSSDTLLNSVLDPIDCTKTSDFTSSALYWGVNNNLLVLTWSKPNCSKCEKEGKMCKLKNNGTEDGEIECFDRHHKPTKKILLYVTVGFVGLVLVTLILTACLHFYTYFKLKGEDETRIEKFLEDYRTLNPARFSYTDIKRITNSFREKLGEGAHGAVFKGKLSNEILVAVKMLNNAEGDGKEFINEVKAMGKVHHINVVRLVGFCADGCYRALVYNFFPNGSLQNFITKPDDIDRFLGWEKLQQIALGIAKGIEYLHMSCDQRILHFDINPHNVLLDDKFVPKITDFGLAKLCPKNQSVVSVTAARGTLGYIAPEVFSRNFGNVSYKADIYSYGMLLLEMIGGRKNIGQLSEENFQILYPEWIHNLLEGQDMQMTIEGEEDDKILKKLAIVGLWCIQWHPINRPSIKVVLQMLEALEEEKLIVPPNPFNSTISRVVETQTKFSTLELEAIHE
- the LOC123893211 gene encoding uncharacterized protein LOC123893211; the encoded protein is MGLDDNAWCAYHRCRGHSTEKCFRLRDLIEELIKSGHLRKFIDDAAQGRVVVPKVPRQEPRDPPGPNREPPKGRISVNTIAGGFSGGGESSSARKRYVRRAISEIYLVSQPQPLNVPDLAFTAKDGLEVAPHDDDPLVIQVQILNCDVKRVLIDSGSSADIMYWEAFKAMQLAEEQLQPYSGTLVGFSGEQVDVMGYASLLTTFGEGSNAKTIKVRYLVVKTPFTSYNIIIGRPAFNALGAAMSTLYLAIKYPLDNGGVGTVRGDQILAKKCYESSLKIRHRNSSASGKFERRQAAIPGGINIIESADMDPREEFQDRRNVEDITGVGTKFPR